ATACTCTCTTGACTTTGTATTAAAAttagtataattaaaaaaaatgatttgataTATTATAAATTTTATCGTTATCTAGAATACCTTGGGTATATTAAAAGGGCATATAAAGCaccttaatttatatatatacatacatacatacatacataaaaccTAATGTTTGAATATAACAAAAGTGATCTGGTAGGATGCCATATTATATAGGTAACCTACCAATATACATACAAAATATAAGAGATTAAACAACCATTGGATCACTTGTTAGATGAGCTTTGTCTAGCTATATATTTTAAACAGTTTCTTCCATGCATAATAAGTTGATTGATATAcaataactttattttttttttttaaaagtttaattttgTAGATTTTGACCCAAAAAAACTCGTTGGATTTTCCTCTCAAACTTCATTTTCAGATGTGCTGCCATCATAAATCTCTTTTGAGAGTTATAATAACTTTTAAGTGAATCTATATAAATTGTCATCGTTCCTTCAAGCAAACAtgatatttgtaaatatatttatttggacAAATATCATGTCTACTATACATTTGAACATATACTCAAATTTATTTATAGTTCATAAACATACGTAGGCGCCTCATAATttttataaacataataactacgTACATTTATGTTTGCTTCAACAACTCCTACCATTCTAATATACCTTTTCTTGaatttttatatcaataatttGCTGCAATACACATGAGACacgtgaattttttttttttttttttgcgaggGGGGACCACAGCCAATAAACCTAAGGTGTATCTTTCTGTCCAAGTGTACATTCacattataatatatgtttaaaataaaCAACTAAATAGTGGTTcattaactttttattttattatatggtcgaaaagaagaagataaaatatGATGAAACCCAATTATATCGATTGGTGTTGAATGACAAATGGATTAAACCCATTCTGAGTTCATCAccttaataataatatttaccacatacatttaataaatatatatttaatatattcttATTTACAACCTAGACTTTGAAAATTATGGACTGCCAATAAGGACGCCATAAATTATCGGTAGAAGCTCAACAAAAATAGGACCGACTACTAAAGCTACTCTACCGACTCTTAAGTTGGAGATCTGATAGTGTGTGTCTGTTCAAACTTCCTTGTCCAGGCCCAATGCATAAATAGTCGACACGTGTTGTGTCCttcaatttagttttttttatttatttattttaatagacAGAAATAGGATGACAGAGATAGTGATTGATAATCTAGTTAGAAAGATAGGAAAATGTACACTAAATGTTTCTTTTTAAACTCAAAACAAccctttaatttaatttatagtATTATTATGTTAACATTCCATTCATGCAATGTTATAACTTTCTCCACGAAATGATCACAGAATAGATAGAAATAAGTTACAtgtgataaataaaataaaaattctaaTAAATTAAGAAAGTGTTCTGTTTTTTGTGTGTAAATGTGatcgatatatatataatatttatatataatcgTTTCAtactagaataaaaataaagtggtgcaataaattaaattttagtcTTAAATGTCTCCCTAGCAGATATAGCCAGCGGCCCTGACAAATATTGGGCCGGCCCTGCTACCTCCCAACTATCATCCATTACCAATACAACGAACTTATAATTAaattttccataaaaaaaaaaataataattaaaccgCCATTGCCATACACAGAATGATCAAAATAATGGAAAAAATAGCGTGCGGACATTTTATTCATTTACGCAACATCACATGtgaattgaaaaaaaaagtaaaattataGCGCCGCCTAAATTAAAGCAAGGACAGTACAAAATTATCCAGTTTTAGTAGGTTTGACTAGCAttgtatttgtatatatattatatatattagtcTGACTATTTACAATGACTATTCATAGCTAGATATCTCAACATTATTATAAATAGTATAAACGTTAGACCTAATTGGCCAAGAAATCATCTCATCGATCAGTTGTTCATTTTGCTTTTTCAAGGAGAACGGAGATGGAAAACATACAACATTTTCTAGAGAGTAAAACTATCTTGGTCACCGGATCCACTGGCTTTCTTGGAAAACGTACGTAATAAACTCTCACTCTTATTACGATACCCATGTTCTTTTTCTGTTTTTGTACAGATTTTTTATGCATCTATTATATATCACATTATTTGATAATATATAATGCAGTTCTTGTGGAGAAAATATTGAGGATTCAACCAAATGTGAAGAAATTCTATCTTCTTTTAAGAGCTCCAGATGGCGACTCAGCAATGCAACGCATGCAATCTGAGGTTTATagatattttcttttttaaaatccGTTTAAAGTTTGATTATATATCGAGTTCTCATAATCTGAGTGCTCTAgtactgaatatatatatatatatatgtaaatatgataTAATACTAGGCTAATTAATTGATATATCAGAGCTAGATTTCATTATATATAAAGCTAAACAAACTAAGCTGTACTGTGTCTtaattattaatctcaatatCAATATAAAAGGTCGTAGGAAAGGAGTTGTTCAAGGATGTTAGGAAAAAATGGGGAAAAGACTTCGATTCTTTTATATCAGAAAAGTTGATTCCAGTCCCTGGAGATGTTAGTAGCCAAAACTTGGGAGTCGAAGAAGTAAATCTCAGGGAAGAGATGTGGAAAGATATAGATATTATCGTCAATTCTGCTGCAACAACGGACTTCTACGAAAGGTATATATTGCTATTacgaactatatatatatatatatacctttacCTTTAGGAAGTGTTGTAAGTATAATGTTGTTCGGCAGATATGATACCGCTCTGAATATCAATTCAATGGGAGTTCTGAATGTTGTGAAATTTGCCATGAAATGTGTCAAGCTAAAGATGCTTCTCCACGTATCAACCGGTTagttttgcttatttttttatGAGTTTTCAAATTAGTTTCCATGACATATATGTATACAAAAATTTGTAGACTGATATAGgttaatatatattttcatttcAGTTATTAAATCAATTTGATTTAAACCCTTGTATTTTTTACGAATATCTATCAAATAATTTGCCtcatatatatgaatatttatataCTAATACAAGCTTGTATTTCTTCtcgttttatttatataatttattaattatttttattaaatttgtattataatataaaattttaaataaataaacaatattatatatagaaaAATCACTTATAAAATACCagattaaaccaaaatattatttataatttctaACATTCGGGATGGAGGATTTGAACTTATAACCTTCTCTTTTGTGAGAAGAGGTGTGGTACTGGGCTATGTCAAGACCACTTTATTTTACAAttactgaatttttttttttactctcttTTACATATTTTCgtattaattaaattagtactTATTTTACTCTCTTTTACATATTCTCctattaattaaattagtactTTTTTTACTCTCTAATAATTTATCTAATAATTTAGTAGGCATAAAATTATCTAATAATTTATCATACTTttaataaaaacaaaacataaggtAGCATTAATCATGttttatctcttctatataataagtgtgtagataacagaaattcttagttttaacaatcttttatttttttaatgttaactttaacggaatattcttatatttaacagaacattcttatatttaacggtagtttgtaaacacttaaacttaaataaaataaaataaataattaaaaaaattaaaatataatatttttgagatattttacaataataattatttaaaaataataaataattaaacaaattaaaatatgacatgTTTTatcatgataattattttaaaataacaaataattaaataaattaaaataagatattttacaataataattatttaaaaataataaaatcatacgttttataacttaaataaaaataaattaaacttaaactcaattattagaataatatcatattaaatatataatataatctactgttaattaacaaaaaattgatttttttaaaaaaactagcaagaaacttaaatttaaaatctaagaataatatttaatattacattaaacatataatatataatttcttgttgtcactcccaaattcaaaactagaacaaatataaatttaaaaaaaattatttaattaaaataaaatatttatataaaatttatatgacattaatataaatttaataaaaataattaataatttgtatAAACAAAACTAAGCAAACTTGTAATAGGCACGTTCTTTGTATCTTTGTATGTAGTATATATATAACGCAACTTATTTtgataattaataataatttaagTTCACTGAATTACCATTAAATACCAATTAATATGCTATATTGTGGGATTTTACAGCTTATGTTTGTGGGGAAGGAGAGGGAGTGATAGTAGAGAGAGAATTATACCCAGGTCAAACTTTAAGAGCAACATCCTCCAAATTAGATTTTGAAATAGAGATGAAGTTGGCTGCTCAAAAATTGGATGACTTGAGGGCACAAGGTATTTCAGAAGCACTTATTGCGTCAGACATGAAGGATTTTGGTATTCAAaggtttttttcttctttcttttctaccACAAAGTAATAGTTTTGATAATAACTAGCTAAGCtatacaaatataaatatatatatataatgaaataaaatttgtattttatttaattttcatcAATAGTTAATATCGTACTTTGAACAGGGCAAAAAAATTTGGTTGGCCTAATACTTATGTATTTACTAAGGCCATGGGAGAAATGTGCATTGGACAATATAAAGATAGCTTGCCAACTGTTATTATTCGTCCTACAATGATTACCAGCACTTACAATGAACCTTTTCCTGGTTGGATTGAAGGTTTGAGGTAATCTATATGTATATAGCTATAGtaattaattattgtatttattaattaCGTTTACATATAATTAATCTAGTAGTAATTAATTGTTATGTTTGTTAAACGCGTTGTACAGGACTATTGATAGTGTAGTTGTTGGCCACGGTAAAGGGAAGATAACATGTTTTCTGGCCGATCCAGCATGTATAATGGACATGGTAAGTAAAACTCGATCCATCaccaattaatatatatatatatatagagattaatatttatatatgtatatacatattgGTTAAAACAAGAATCTCGACCTTGAAATTAAAAAGTAGCAACATTAACCAACTAATATAAAGTTTATCATTTATTTTAGACATCGATCTTATATAGCTAGGAGGAATGATGCTAATAATTAGCAATTAGTTAGCTAAACCTATATGAAAATCAGTGTAAATCATAAAGATAAAGCACCCTTAATAATTTAATTCTCAAACAGAACCAGCCCCATATATACGTCAACAAAACATCTCAGCAAATTCTCACGCCAGATCtcttgtatttttttctttttttaaataatgttaaTATAAAACCAAAGCTTCAACAGGATGGCGAACATCGATCCACATCGCCATTGGTatagtaattaattaaatttaatttcaaCATTGTAGATCGATTCGAAAGTATATTTATTGATCAACTAACATTTTCTTTCCAAATTAAACATTTGTCATCATGACTATTATAAGAAAAGTAGGTCAACTATTTATGATCTATATATTCTAATCAATTTAGACTCGTTCAAAAAAATAATACTATATATGTATCTTCCACTTTTTAACGTGTAGATTTTTTGGacataaacaaataaaactaTTAAGTCGAGGAAAAAAAAAGGGGGACCAAAATGAATTTTCGTACCTTATCCATTGTAACATtctatacacacatatatatagtaCTCATCATCACATGCACATCTCAGCATATATTTTATAAGTTAAATTAATGTTCTGCAATAttgttaataattaaataatgtttttgGTATATATATGCACTGCAGATACCGGGTGATATGTTGATAAATGCAATGATAGTAGCTATGGTTGCTCATGCAAATCAATGCTTTAGTAAATCAACGAAAAACAATAATATTTACCACGTGGGGTCTTCCCTCAGAAATCCAATAAGTTTCTCTATGCTTCACCAGTTTAGCTACTCGTACTTTACTAAAAATCCTTTGATATCCATGGacggaaaaccaatcaaaattaCCAAGGGTACAGTATTGTCTAATATGCCCACTTTCCGAATCTACATGCTTATACGCTACCTTCTACCTCTACAGGTTTGTGCCATTGATTAGTATTGTGTATATATGGTTCACTCTTTAATAGTAATATCAATTatctttatatacatatatatatcattaatttattaatttcttttGAATATATATAGATGCTGCAATTGTTGAGCAAAGCCTTTCCCTCGTCTTTTCGAGATTTGTATGTCAACAGTATGCGAAAATTCAATTTGGTAACGCGTTTGGTGCAACTTTACAAACCATATGTTCTATTCAAGGGCATGTAAGTAGTGTAGTACATCGATATTTATAGTTTAACATACGTATGTTAATtcgttttaattaaataaacgtGGGTAATGTGGTCATTGTTGTTAATACTAATTGATATATTTGAACAAATTAAATGTACGCAGCTTTGATGACACTAATTCAGAGAGGCTTCGAGAAAAAGCAAGGGAGATTTTTAATTATGTGGAAGTGGATTTATTCAACTTCGATCCAAAGTGCATTGATTGGAAAGACTACCTCATCAATATTCACTTTCCTGGAGTCAAGAAATTCGTCatcaaaaaataaatatcatattcttttttctttttctttttttgtgtgtggcaaaataattcatttacttattttaattttacattCTGAGATGCAATATATTCTATACTAGCTAATAGTGTGCTCTTTGCTAGATCAATTCAAATGATCCCATTTATATATTCTGTTATTATGACATTAAATGTTATTATGACATTTATATACAAAAGGAAGTGTCTCTTCACTTAATTAGTTCTTGTCTACCAAGCTTTCTTGCTTGATCCTGTAATCGGCTAATTATGCCTCCCTTCCTTTTGTATGCCCAATTTATAAGCATTTTTCCTGGGAAAATactctaattaattattattagctCCATTATTGTCACAGATTTGGTACTCTTTTTCTTTCATATATATACAATGCATAACATCATTAAAAATTTGACGGAACTAGTCAAGTATATATAagaagcac
This genomic interval from Humulus lupulus chromosome 8, drHumLupu1.1, whole genome shotgun sequence contains the following:
- the LOC133796899 gene encoding probable fatty acyl-CoA reductase 4, translating into MENIQHFLESKTILVTGSTGFLGKLLVEKILRIQPNVKKFYLLLRAPDGDSAMQRMQSEVVGKELFKDVRKKWGKDFDSFISEKLIPVPGDVSSQNLGVEEVNLREEMWKDIDIIVNSAATTDFYERYDTALNINSMGVLNVVKFAMKCVKLKMLLHVSTAYVCGEGEGVIVERELYPGQTLRATSSKLDFEIEMKLAAQKLDDLRAQGISEALIASDMKDFGIQRAKKFGWPNTYVFTKAMGEMCIGQYKDSLPTVIIRPTMITSTYNEPFPGWIEGLRTIDSVVVGHGKGKITCFLADPACIMDMIPGDMLINAMIVAMVAHANQCFSKSTKNNNIYHVGSSLRNPISFSMLHQFSYSYFTKNPLISMDGKPIKITKGTVLSNMPTFRIYMLIRYLLPLQMLQLLSKAFPSSFRDLYVNSMRKFNLVTRLVQLYKPYVLFKGIFDDTNSERLREKAREIFNYVEVDLFNFDPKCIDWKDYLINIHFPGVKKFVIKK